One segment of Elusimicrobiota bacterium DNA contains the following:
- a CDS encoding phosphoglycerate dehydrogenase produces MKSRVLISAPYVMPVLDIYRRRLEEAGCELVIARVRERLTEGELLELIKDVDGIICGDDQITAKVLDAAPRLKVISKWGTGIDSIDKVAAAARGIPVRNTPDAFTEPVADTVLGYMLLFARGLARMDQDMRNGLWEKPQLFALKEKTLGIIGVGNIGRAVGRRAAAFGMRILGCDPVIPERGYLDAVGMSIVNRERLLEESDFVSLHPDLNETSRSLIDAAALKRMRSSGYLINTSRGPVVVESALAQALDERRLAGAALDVYEREPLPADSPLRRHSNCLLSPHNANSSPSSAARVHENTILNLLRVLAPAAVGPTDA; encoded by the coding sequence ATGAAGTCTCGCGTCTTAATCTCCGCGCCGTACGTCATGCCCGTCCTCGACATCTACCGTAGGCGCCTCGAGGAGGCCGGTTGCGAGCTTGTCATCGCCAGAGTCCGCGAGCGCCTGACGGAAGGAGAGCTTCTCGAGCTGATCAAGGACGTCGACGGAATCATCTGCGGAGACGACCAGATCACCGCAAAGGTCCTGGACGCCGCTCCGCGACTCAAGGTCATCTCGAAATGGGGAACAGGCATCGATTCGATCGACAAGGTCGCGGCGGCGGCTCGCGGAATCCCCGTTAGAAACACACCCGATGCTTTCACTGAGCCCGTCGCAGACACTGTCCTTGGATACATGCTCCTCTTTGCGCGCGGTCTCGCCCGCATGGATCAGGATATGCGCAATGGCCTTTGGGAGAAGCCCCAACTCTTCGCACTCAAGGAAAAGACCTTGGGAATCATCGGGGTGGGAAACATCGGCCGGGCAGTAGGCCGCCGCGCGGCGGCATTCGGCATGCGCATCCTCGGCTGCGACCCTGTCATCCCGGAAAGAGGTTATCTGGACGCCGTCGGGATGTCGATTGTGAACCGGGAACGACTCCTCGAAGAGTCGGACTTCGTCTCCCTCCACCCCGACCTCAACGAGACCAGCCGCAGTCTCATCGACGCCGCGGCCTTGAAGAGGATGCGCTCTTCGGGGTACCTCATCAACACTTCGAGAGGCCCGGTCGTCGTGGAGTCCGCGCTGGCGCAAGCGCTCGACGAGAGACGACTTGCCGGAGCCGCACTCGATGTCTACGAGCGAGAACCGCTTCCGGCGGACAGCCCGTTGCGCCGCCACAGCAACTGCCTGCTTTCCCCGCACAACGCGAACAGCAGTCCATCCTCCGCGGCAAGGGTCCACGAGAATACGATCCTGAACCTCCTCCGCGTACTCGCTCCGGCCGCCGTCGGGCCCACCGATGCCTGA
- a CDS encoding class I SAM-dependent methyltransferase, producing MIIAWQGYPEHYRWLEWAGAGRSSRILDVGCGGGGLLQSLYRDGFSHLRGIDPFLPPTGASSDDGRLVLRRSALPESAERFDLILMNHSLEHVPEPETTLIALSRCLADEGKILIRTPILPNYCWEIYGPSWVQLDAPRHCFIFTRKALELLASHAGLRIERWGWDSTQFQFIGSEQYRRDIPLMSDRSHIKSPRNSIFTKEELRRFRSNARQLNEEGRGDQVFVVLAKALPSVPPEKPYARASAR from the coding sequence TTGATCATCGCCTGGCAAGGCTACCCCGAGCATTATCGGTGGCTCGAGTGGGCCGGTGCAGGCCGCAGCTCCCGCATCCTCGACGTCGGATGCGGGGGAGGTGGACTACTCCAGTCCCTCTACCGAGATGGGTTCTCGCATCTGCGCGGCATCGACCCATTCCTGCCGCCGACTGGGGCCTCCAGCGATGACGGCAGACTCGTGCTCCGCAGGAGCGCTCTCCCGGAATCCGCAGAGCGGTTCGATCTCATCCTGATGAACCATTCCCTCGAGCATGTGCCGGAGCCAGAGACGACCCTGATTGCGCTCTCGAGGTGTCTTGCCGACGAAGGGAAGATCCTAATTCGAACACCCATCCTCCCCAACTACTGTTGGGAGATCTATGGCCCGTCCTGGGTGCAGCTCGACGCACCGCGCCACTGCTTCATCTTCACGCGGAAGGCTCTCGAGCTGTTGGCGTCCCACGCAGGGCTCCGCATCGAGAGGTGGGGATGGGACTCGACGCAGTTCCAATTCATAGGCAGCGAGCAATATCGCCGAGACATACCCCTGATGTCCGATCGATCCCACATAAAGTCTCCGCGCAACAGCATCTTCACGAAGGAGGAACTGCGAAGATTCCGGTCGAATGCGCGCCAGCTCAACGAGGAGGGGAGAGGGGACCAGGTTTTCGTCGTCCTCGCCAAGGCGCTGCCCTCCGTCCCCCCAGAGAAACCATACGCGCGGGCATCCGCCCGATGA
- a CDS encoding class I SAM-dependent methyltransferase, with protein MMIREPSRDFEDEEARIRASYKRREKADVHARYSDDNPAHILMTRERNEAVLHALQRIGLPEFPGMHVLELGCGEGTWLLEFIRWGVRPENLIGIELIEARAREALYRTGGSVRILCRNAARTGLPDAAFDIVLQSTMFTSIADSALKAEIAREMVRVLAPNGTIVWYDFRIDNPFNRDVHGISRAEIFSLFPDSTIELIPITLAPPITRALAPYSPAVCALLSRVPFLCTHYLAFIRPPSS; from the coding sequence ATGATGATCCGAGAGCCTTCCCGCGACTTCGAGGACGAAGAAGCGCGGATACGCGCGTCGTATAAGCGCCGAGAGAAAGCCGATGTACACGCCCGCTATTCCGACGACAATCCGGCGCACATCCTCATGACCCGTGAACGAAACGAAGCCGTCCTGCATGCGTTGCAGCGCATCGGCCTGCCCGAATTCCCCGGGATGCACGTTCTCGAGCTCGGGTGCGGCGAAGGAACCTGGCTGCTCGAGTTCATTCGATGGGGCGTGCGGCCGGAGAATCTCATCGGCATCGAACTCATCGAAGCGCGCGCCCGCGAGGCCCTCTACCGCACCGGCGGGAGCGTCCGCATCCTCTGCAGGAACGCCGCCCGGACTGGACTCCCCGACGCAGCATTCGACATCGTACTCCAAAGCACGATGTTCACCTCGATCGCGGACTCCGCATTAAAGGCCGAAATTGCTCGGGAGATGGTCCGCGTCCTTGCTCCAAATGGGACGATCGTATGGTACGACTTCCGCATCGACAACCCTTTCAACCGCGATGTCCACGGGATTTCTCGCGCCGAGATCTTCAGCCTCTTCCCCGATTCCACTATAGAACTGATTCCGATCACCCTGGCCCCGCCCATCACGCGAGCCCTTGCCCCGTACTCGCCGGCCGTCTGTGCGCTCTTGAGTCGCGTGCCGTTCCTGTGCACCCATTATCTTGCATTCATCCGTCCGCCATCGTCATGA
- a CDS encoding alcohol dehydrogenase catalytic domain-containing protein translates to MPETSIIIRAFNEERHLPVLLDGLAAQSYRDFEIIVVDSGSFDHTRQIASERTHRLVRLTRHDFTFGHSLNVGIQASEGRFLAIVSAHTVPAGMHWLEELIKPLRDGRTAMVYGRQSGDDRSKFSEQLDFQRTFGVADRILTPPDFFANNANSAIRRDLWEKHPFDETLPGLEDIEWAKHWMEQGFVVVYAAKADIRHIHDENWSQVRRRFYREGQAAKWIGVLNRRDLPVALVQEARRTAGDLRRAAREGKLLTKTPEILRFRWEKLRGTCAGVLDGAAMDNPLKRERLFFDRRSRAVVVRGPRDAAYVDIELPEIRPGDVLIRVAFEGVCGTDLDIYHGSLGYYRTGLARYPIVPGHEFSGTVVAAGPRVENVAEGDLVVAECIQGCGDCGPCQRGNAIGCSQRAEVGVMGRDGGYSEYVVVPGRFVHRIPPEVSLRAACLCEPTAVVLKALRRLDASTHGARGVLRHAVIGAGPIGHLAAKVLSLRGESVTTFDRNEGRLSVLKEAGIAVSTDLAALADFDILIEATGDVGALHSALSKSRAGATLLLLGFPYAEVPFNFESIVGSDKSVIGSVGSSGEDFEEALKILARLSPESMLSEPLPLAEFSRAWELSESGAGVKTLLRVDSTAR, encoded by the coding sequence ATGCCTGAGACATCGATCATCATCCGCGCATTCAACGAAGAGCGGCATCTGCCGGTCCTGCTCGACGGCCTTGCCGCGCAAAGCTACAGAGACTTTGAGATCATCGTCGTGGATTCCGGCTCCTTCGACCACACCCGGCAAATCGCCTCGGAACGGACGCATCGCCTCGTTCGCCTGACCCGTCACGACTTCACCTTCGGGCACTCCCTCAACGTGGGGATCCAAGCGTCCGAGGGGCGCTTCCTCGCCATCGTCTCCGCACACACCGTTCCCGCGGGCATGCATTGGCTTGAAGAACTGATAAAGCCCCTCCGCGACGGGCGCACCGCGATGGTCTACGGGCGGCAATCCGGCGACGATCGCTCGAAGTTTTCCGAGCAGCTCGACTTCCAGCGCACGTTCGGCGTCGCAGACCGAATCCTGACACCTCCGGACTTCTTCGCCAACAACGCGAACTCGGCGATCCGCCGGGACCTCTGGGAGAAACACCCCTTCGACGAGACCCTGCCGGGGCTCGAGGACATCGAATGGGCGAAGCACTGGATGGAGCAAGGCTTCGTCGTCGTCTACGCCGCCAAGGCCGACATTCGTCATATCCATGACGAGAACTGGAGCCAGGTACGTCGCAGATTCTATCGCGAAGGGCAGGCCGCCAAGTGGATAGGCGTCTTGAACCGCCGGGATCTGCCGGTCGCGTTGGTCCAGGAAGCCCGCCGTACTGCGGGCGACCTTCGCAGGGCAGCGAGAGAAGGGAAACTCCTCACCAAGACCCCGGAGATCCTTCGTTTTCGCTGGGAGAAGCTCCGCGGGACCTGCGCAGGAGTCCTCGACGGCGCCGCGATGGACAACCCCCTCAAGCGCGAGCGCCTTTTCTTCGACCGTCGTTCGCGGGCCGTCGTCGTCCGCGGGCCGCGTGACGCGGCGTACGTCGACATCGAACTGCCAGAGATCCGCCCCGGAGACGTGCTCATCCGCGTCGCCTTCGAGGGCGTCTGCGGAACTGACCTCGACATCTACCACGGCTCCCTCGGATACTATAGGACCGGCCTTGCCCGTTATCCCATCGTCCCTGGGCATGAGTTCTCCGGCACCGTGGTCGCAGCGGGGCCGCGCGTCGAGAACGTCGCGGAAGGAGACCTCGTCGTCGCTGAGTGCATCCAGGGCTGCGGCGATTGCGGACCCTGCCAGCGCGGGAACGCCATTGGCTGTTCTCAAAGGGCTGAAGTGGGTGTGATGGGACGCGACGGCGGGTATTCCGAATACGTCGTCGTGCCGGGGCGATTCGTCCATCGCATCCCTCCAGAGGTTTCGCTTCGAGCGGCCTGTCTATGCGAGCCCACGGCGGTTGTCTTGAAGGCCCTGCGTCGCCTCGATGCTTCGACACACGGCGCTCGTGGAGTACTTCGCCATGCAGTCATCGGCGCCGGCCCCATCGGGCATCTCGCCGCGAAAGTCCTGTCACTGCGCGGCGAATCCGTGACGACCTTCGACCGCAACGAAGGACGCCTAAGCGTCCTCAAGGAGGCGGGAATCGCCGTATCGACAGACCTCGCAGCCCTTGCGGATTTCGACATCCTCATCGAGGCGACAGGAGATGTCGGCGCATTGCACTCGGCGCTATCGAAGAGCCGCGCGGGCGCCACCCTGCTCCTCCTGGGCTTTCCCTACGCAGAGGTCCCCTTCAATTTCGAGTCCATCGTCGGCAGTGACAAGTCCGTCATCGGCTCCGTTGGAAGCAGCGGGGAAGACTTCGAGGAGGCCCTGAAGATCCTAGCACGACTCTCCCCGGAATCTATGCTTTCCGAACCCCTCCCGCTAGCGGAGTTCTCGCGCGCATGGGAACTGTCGGAGTCCGGGGCTGGAGTGAAGACCCTGCTCCGCGTCGACAGCACCGCCCGGTGA
- the kdsB gene encoding 3-deoxy-manno-octulosonate cytidylyltransferase — protein MPGLRRAELNRTDAEVLCVIPARMASTRFPGKPLARIAGLPMIEHVWRRVRRCPMISRVLIATCDKEIARAAAAFGAQAVMTSPSHQRATDRVAEIARSRKETIILMVQGDEPLITTRMLEQALLPMREDPKVQCVNLMAPIDDERDFSDPNTIKVVTDERGDALYFSREPIPTTARVNFRDLRVFKQVCVIPFRRDALLAFERLEPTALEKAESIDMLRFVGHGIPVRMIRTKERTQSVDTPSDLRRAERLMRSDPAFAQYRREAFR, from the coding sequence ATGCCAGGTCTCCGTCGAGCTGAGTTGAACCGCACGGATGCGGAGGTCCTCTGCGTCATCCCCGCGAGGATGGCATCGACCCGCTTCCCGGGGAAGCCGCTCGCCCGCATCGCCGGCCTGCCGATGATCGAGCATGTATGGAGGAGAGTCCGGCGCTGTCCGATGATCTCCAGAGTCCTCATCGCGACCTGCGACAAGGAGATCGCCCGCGCCGCCGCCGCCTTCGGTGCCCAGGCCGTGATGACCTCTCCCTCCCACCAGCGAGCCACCGACCGCGTCGCGGAGATAGCGCGGTCGCGCAAGGAGACGATCATCCTTATGGTCCAGGGCGACGAGCCGCTCATCACCACGCGGATGCTGGAGCAAGCGCTCCTCCCCATGCGGGAGGACCCGAAGGTCCAATGCGTAAACCTGATGGCCCCCATCGATGACGAGCGCGACTTCTCAGACCCCAACACGATCAAGGTCGTGACCGACGAGAGGGGGGACGCCCTCTACTTCTCCAGGGAGCCCATCCCGACGACGGCGCGCGTGAACTTCCGCGATCTGCGGGTCTTCAAGCAGGTATGCGTCATCCCATTCCGCCGGGATGCGCTCCTTGCTTTCGAAAGACTCGAGCCGACCGCCCTCGAAAAGGCAGAATCCATCGACATGCTCCGCTTCGTGGGACACGGGATCCCCGTCCGCATGATTCGCACAAAGGAACGGACACAGTCGGTTGACACGCCGTCCGACCTGCGTCGAGCGGAACGACTGATGCGCAGCGACCCCGCCTTCGCGCAGTACCGTCGAGAGGCATTCCGATGA
- a CDS encoding glycosyltransferase family 4 protein has protein sequence MTLSELPEGCPIGLVRRASSLGGIEGQVHRWAIHLRDRLHCRPLLLTGRDGPLARKFTETGLGVHVIPELMFRRPWPAAARILELTRREGIRLLQSNAFRESIVCRLVRRSSPGVRHIFRMHTSLDWSDRPASVLWAYHQLDRLTQTHVDAYAVNGEYLRDELIQRSRISPTKIACIYDGRPPLAEPDIVRADGEPLPPILAVVSRITVRKGFETLLRALALIRRRGPPLSVVVYGSHESATDGGGGLYFDALCRMAVAEGVRDWIHFKGHIEDVAAALKTADVVALPSESEGIPNSILEALCLKKLVVATAVGGVPEIIQDETNGFLIPPNDPSVLADRLLRIFAAPSASLAALREAGYRTWSEKFSMARYVEKMGALYCETLAGRCLESGHPSILSMPSNSHAPGA, from the coding sequence ATGACTCTATCTGAACTGCCCGAGGGATGCCCCATTGGGCTGGTGCGCCGGGCCTCCTCGCTGGGAGGAATCGAAGGGCAGGTCCACCGCTGGGCCATCCATCTGCGCGACCGTCTGCACTGTCGCCCACTCCTCCTGACGGGAAGGGATGGGCCTCTAGCCCGGAAGTTCACCGAGACGGGCCTCGGCGTGCATGTGATACCCGAACTGATGTTCCGGCGCCCGTGGCCAGCGGCGGCACGCATCCTCGAACTCACCCGCCGCGAAGGCATCCGTCTCCTCCAATCGAACGCCTTTCGCGAGAGCATCGTCTGCCGCTTGGTCAGGCGGAGTTCCCCGGGGGTGCGTCATATCTTCCGCATGCACACAAGCCTCGACTGGTCCGACCGGCCAGCGTCCGTGTTGTGGGCATACCACCAGCTCGACCGTCTCACCCAGACGCATGTGGACGCCTACGCGGTGAACGGCGAATACCTCCGAGATGAGCTCATCCAGCGTTCCAGGATTTCCCCGACGAAGATCGCGTGCATCTACGACGGGCGTCCTCCTCTGGCGGAGCCAGACATCGTCCGCGCCGACGGAGAACCTCTCCCTCCGATATTAGCGGTCGTCAGCCGCATCACCGTACGGAAGGGCTTCGAGACTCTCCTGCGCGCGCTGGCATTGATCCGACGACGCGGACCCCCGCTGTCGGTCGTCGTTTATGGTTCCCACGAATCCGCCACGGACGGCGGGGGAGGCCTCTACTTCGACGCTCTCTGCCGCATGGCCGTCGCTGAGGGAGTCCGCGATTGGATACACTTCAAGGGTCACATCGAGGATGTCGCCGCCGCGCTCAAGACCGCGGACGTCGTCGCACTCCCATCGGAAAGCGAAGGCATCCCGAACAGCATCCTCGAGGCGCTGTGTCTGAAGAAACTTGTCGTAGCCACTGCCGTAGGGGGAGTCCCGGAAATAATCCAGGACGAGACCAACGGGTTCCTCATCCCGCCGAACGATCCCTCTGTCCTGGCGGATCGCCTTCTTCGAATCTTCGCCGCGCCGTCAGCCTCTCTCGCCGCCTTGCGGGAAGCCGGGTACCGGACCTGGAGCGAGAAGTTCAGCATGGCCCGATATGTCGAGAAGATGGGTGCATTGTATTGCGAGACCTTGGCAGGACGATGTCTTGAATCGGGACATCCGAGTATCCTCTCGATGCCGTCGAACTCCCACGCACCCGGCGCGTGA
- a CDS encoding FkbM family methyltransferase encodes MNDLLRGTVLNIADIGASGGLHPRWGDLTSCLHAILVEPDSRASLPHADGDDSHILRVALTRASGNVRLFQCRKQQVSSLHEPHSPFLRLFHAPERYEIVNTIDLTGDNLDRQLNLIGREDLDFMKLDVQGHESAVLEGASRTLTNIIGVESEARLAPIYGGGCSFGEIHERLTSHGLQLIDLRRHYWTRADLPANLRSAGQLTEVDALYFLPPEVVLKRFASNPLKILRAFACYLAYRYWDFAFLLTRQAESEQRLPATKTEHMRRILRASGSLPPAGLPRSERLSRLFRRCAAFISPLDPGYHHDPDWDALDNL; translated from the coding sequence ATGAACGACCTCCTCCGCGGGACCGTACTCAACATCGCCGACATCGGCGCATCTGGAGGTCTGCACCCGCGATGGGGGGACCTCACCAGCTGTCTGCATGCGATTCTCGTTGAACCGGACTCCCGCGCATCGCTTCCGCACGCGGATGGAGACGATTCGCATATCCTGAGGGTGGCGCTGACCCGCGCTTCAGGAAATGTTCGACTCTTCCAATGCCGCAAGCAGCAAGTCTCCTCGCTTCACGAGCCGCATTCCCCCTTCCTCCGCCTCTTCCATGCCCCGGAGCGTTATGAAATCGTCAACACCATCGATCTCACTGGAGACAACCTCGACAGACAGCTGAATCTCATTGGACGTGAAGACCTGGATTTCATGAAGTTAGACGTCCAAGGACATGAGTCCGCTGTCCTGGAGGGCGCCTCACGCACCCTCACCAACATCATCGGCGTCGAGAGCGAAGCTCGGTTGGCGCCCATCTATGGAGGCGGATGCTCGTTCGGAGAGATCCACGAGCGCCTGACCTCACACGGACTTCAACTCATCGATCTTCGTCGGCATTACTGGACCCGCGCGGACCTCCCGGCGAATCTCCGCAGCGCCGGGCAACTGACGGAGGTCGACGCCCTCTATTTCCTCCCGCCGGAAGTCGTGCTGAAGCGGTTCGCGTCGAACCCATTAAAGATCCTACGCGCCTTCGCGTGCTACCTCGCATACCGCTACTGGGATTTCGCCTTCCTGTTGACCCGTCAGGCCGAGAGTGAGCAGCGGCTCCCGGCGACTAAAACCGAGCATATGAGACGGATCCTGCGCGCATCGGGCAGTCTCCCACCCGCCGGCCTCCCCAGAAGCGAACGACTGAGCCGGTTGTTCCGCAGATGCGCCGCCTTCATCTCACCGCTCGATCCGGGATACCATCACGACCCGGATTGGGATGCACTCGACAACCTATGA
- a CDS encoding radical SAM protein: MNFWSDFEYNKLKLLLNPKKVQTILDVYNRTADYDSLPPISIELHLTNVCNLNCSWCTDRRIRDNQTSQRKEDLLRLFTYCAKNNVGVTIEGGGEPTLHPDFLELLAHAATQGLHLGMLTNGVKDVSQFAGQFDWIRFSLDAGSRKEFLVEKGADMFDQVLTNLGRLASARDPQKTHVGVGYVLTNRNIAAISELLVVLDRIGVDYIYFRPIEETPELLPSTANLLDLKKALIAFSDISRIRPLLTINERLIASNDHLPCVAHSLACIIHADGDVVLCEKRRHDPITLGNLRTSSFEDIWHSDIRRSATRKLLHAENQSGCSVCRITSFNRVFCDVNSVHTRHFI, from the coding sequence ATGAACTTCTGGAGCGATTTTGAATACAACAAACTCAAGCTTCTCTTAAACCCCAAAAAGGTTCAGACCATCCTGGATGTCTACAACCGCACCGCAGACTACGATTCGCTCCCTCCCATCAGCATCGAGCTGCATCTCACCAACGTTTGCAACCTCAACTGCTCCTGGTGCACAGACCGACGGATCCGAGACAACCAGACCTCTCAACGCAAGGAGGACTTGCTCAGGCTGTTCACATATTGCGCCAAGAACAACGTCGGGGTCACGATTGAAGGCGGCGGAGAGCCCACACTGCACCCTGATTTCCTGGAGCTTCTCGCGCATGCGGCGACCCAAGGTCTCCATCTCGGGATGTTGACCAACGGTGTCAAGGACGTCTCTCAATTCGCCGGCCAGTTCGACTGGATCCGCTTCTCGCTCGATGCCGGCAGCAGAAAGGAGTTCCTAGTCGAAAAGGGCGCCGACATGTTCGACCAGGTCCTCACGAATCTCGGCCGGCTCGCCTCCGCCCGGGACCCTCAGAAGACCCACGTCGGCGTCGGGTACGTCCTGACCAACAGGAACATCGCGGCGATCTCGGAGCTCCTCGTCGTGCTCGACCGCATCGGCGTCGATTACATCTACTTCCGACCCATTGAGGAGACCCCAGAACTCCTCCCGTCGACCGCGAACCTCCTCGACCTCAAGAAGGCACTCATCGCATTTTCAGACATCTCGCGAATCCGGCCGCTCCTGACGATCAATGAGCGTCTGATCGCAAGTAACGATCATCTGCCCTGCGTCGCACATTCACTCGCATGCATCATTCATGCCGACGGGGACGTCGTCCTGTGTGAAAAGCGTCGTCATGACCCGATCACACTCGGCAACCTCCGGACGTCCTCATTCGAAGACATCTGGCACTCAGACATTCGGAGGAGCGCGACCCGCAAGCTTCTCCATGCGGAGAACCAATCCGGCTGCAGCGTATGCCGGATAACCTCGTTCAACAGAGTTTTCTGCGACGTCAACTCCGTCCATACGCGTCATTTCATTTAG
- a CDS encoding DUF5107 domain-containing protein — protein MARSLIGAPRHMSHSITRSALRRARRRADYARANPSMPNGKMTVRTKGHCGSAAHRVIRLENPRMHADILPDFGAKIWSLVDKATGTEWIWRNPHVGLQRPHESAGYDDHWSGGWEELFPNDAECSFQGRRLPDHGEWWSRAWDCEETERCAQMTLRTASVPAYCEKTVSMDPEAARMDIRYRIRNLDDKPLRFLFKQHLPIAVTPHHRLELPGGTVLPIEEGFGTRIVSGGGFTWPLAPGPEGRRVNLEELPSPEHKHRDFLCVRDLPAGWCGVRDSRTGRRIRLHFPLHVFPFTWLFMTFGGWRDLYTVVLEPCTNMPKDLGAALKNGTCAELLPGGTLECQVSVELS, from the coding sequence ATGGCACGCTCCCTCATTGGTGCCCCCCGACATATGTCGCACTCCATCACGAGATCTGCACTGCGGAGAGCCCGGCGAAGGGCTGACTACGCTAGAGCGAATCCCTCCATGCCAAACGGGAAGATGACGGTGCGCACGAAAGGCCACTGCGGCAGCGCCGCTCACCGTGTCATTCGCCTTGAAAACCCCCGAATGCACGCCGACATCCTTCCGGATTTCGGCGCGAAGATTTGGAGTTTGGTCGACAAGGCCACGGGAACCGAATGGATCTGGCGGAACCCGCACGTCGGCCTGCAGCGCCCGCACGAAAGCGCCGGATACGACGACCATTGGTCCGGCGGCTGGGAAGAGCTTTTCCCGAATGACGCGGAATGCTCGTTTCAGGGCCGAAGATTACCGGATCATGGGGAATGGTGGTCGCGGGCATGGGATTGCGAGGAGACAGAGCGTTGCGCTCAGATGACCCTGAGGACAGCCTCCGTCCCCGCCTACTGCGAGAAGACCGTCTCCATGGACCCGGAAGCGGCACGGATGGACATCCGCTACCGGATCCGCAATCTCGATGACAAACCCTTGCGCTTTCTCTTCAAACAGCACCTCCCCATCGCGGTGACACCTCATCATCGTCTAGAGCTCCCTGGAGGGACTGTCCTCCCCATCGAAGAAGGCTTCGGGACTCGAATCGTCTCTGGCGGGGGTTTCACTTGGCCGCTCGCCCCAGGCCCAGAAGGGCGCCGAGTAAACCTCGAAGAGCTGCCCTCTCCCGAGCATAAGCACCGCGATTTCCTCTGCGTCCGAGACCTCCCAGCGGGCTGGTGCGGAGTCAGGGATTCGCGTACGGGACGCCGCATCCGCCTGCACTTTCCTCTTCACGTATTTCCCTTCACTTGGCTATTCATGACCTTCGGAGGCTGGCGGGACCTTTACACCGTGGTCCTCGAACCTTGCACGAACATGCCGAAGGATCTGGGCGCGGCGCTCAAGAACGGCACTTGCGCGGAACTTCTCCCGGGAGGCACACTCGAATGCCAGGTCTCCGTCGAGCTGAGTTGA
- a CDS encoding DegT/DnrJ/EryC1/StrS family aminotransferase, whose product MNIVSFPDCLVASYLRKAEELFKTGKVAEGHFYQESSREFLPGKDSVPVCSGGAAIFCLLAYYKYACSKTHVIIQSNTMRALYTVPKLLGMEVLVADSATKDFLAMTPESLASTVAALPDPRAAVVVYSVIGGFLSPSYREIESYCEKNRIPLIVDAAHAHYLEGVLGSAYADLAFSFYATKILPSGEGGLVSTRRADVYSWVRRFLIYDKHDMTLSYGLNLRANELTACLIHMLMTGPELREYYRDKRVEIASAYRRLCEAHGVAYLDFKKADDYNGYKFVILDKFEDVAAKNTLLTRFGKTTPVFETDVRGGDGTLPHWCPPTYVALHHEICTAESPAKG is encoded by the coding sequence ATGAATATCGTCTCATTCCCCGATTGTCTTGTGGCCTCATACCTGCGCAAGGCCGAGGAGCTTTTTAAGACAGGCAAGGTCGCGGAAGGACACTTCTATCAGGAATCCTCCCGAGAGTTCCTTCCGGGGAAGGACTCGGTCCCCGTTTGTTCTGGAGGGGCCGCGATTTTCTGCCTGTTGGCATACTACAAATATGCCTGCTCGAAGACTCACGTCATCATCCAATCGAACACGATGCGAGCGCTCTACACGGTCCCGAAGCTGTTGGGGATGGAGGTCCTCGTCGCCGATTCCGCCACAAAAGACTTCCTGGCGATGACTCCCGAATCTCTTGCCTCGACGGTCGCTGCCCTCCCGGACCCACGCGCCGCCGTAGTCGTCTACTCGGTGATCGGAGGATTCCTATCACCCTCATACCGCGAGATCGAATCCTACTGCGAGAAGAACCGAATACCTCTCATCGTGGATGCCGCCCACGCACACTACCTCGAGGGAGTTCTCGGATCGGCGTATGCCGACCTCGCGTTCTCATTCTATGCTACGAAGATCCTCCCATCGGGAGAGGGAGGCCTCGTTTCCACACGGCGAGCGGACGTCTATTCCTGGGTCCGACGCTTCCTAATCTACGACAAGCATGACATGACGCTCTCATACGGACTGAATCTCCGTGCGAATGAACTGACTGCCTGCCTGATTCACATGCTGATGACGGGCCCTGAACTCCGTGAATACTACCGGGACAAACGGGTCGAGATCGCCTCCGCGTACAGGAGGCTTTGTGAAGCGCATGGGGTCGCGTATCTCGATTTCAAGAAGGCAGACGATTACAATGGCTACAAGTTCGTCATCCTTGACAAGTTCGAGGACGTCGCCGCCAAGAACACGCTTCTAACGCGATTCGGGAAGACCACGCCGGTGTTCGAGACGGACGTCCGCGGGGGGGATGGCACGCTCCCTCATTGGTGCCCCCCGACATATGTCGCACTCCATCACGAGATCTGCACTGCGGAGAGCCCGGCGAAGGGCTGA